From one Rhodoferax sp. PAMC 29310 genomic stretch:
- the hrpA gene encoding ATP-dependent RNA helicase HrpA — translation MAAMQAHQVIIVCGETGSGKTTQLPKIALAMGRGKCNAPPGQGKLIGHTQPRRIAASSVAKRIAEELKTPLGDVVGFKVRFQDRLSRDSSVKLMTDGILLAETQTDPLLKAYDTIIIDEAHERSLNIDFLLGYLRQILPRRPDLKVVVTSATIDAQRFADHFASRQGPAPIIMVSGRMFPVEQRYRPFEESRDYDLNAAIADGVDELWRDVHNSGDILVFLPGEREIREAADHLRKHLSHQPLFRNAEVLPLFARLSQAEQDRIFDGHTGRRIVLATNVAETSLTVPGIRYVIDVGTARMKRYSFRSKVEQLLVEPISQSSANQRSGRCGRVANGICIRLYDQKDFDGRPRFTDPEILRSSLAGVILRMKSLHMGLVEDFPFIEKPSGRAIADGYQLLAELGAVDDANELTAMGHELSKLPLDPRVGRMILEARSRGALDEVLVIASALSVQDVRDRPMEAQQQADQAHVKFDDEKSEFSGYLRLWKWINDGKGGTGQHKLSNRQYEQLLRQNFVNIRRVREWRDIHSQLHTVVAEHNWRLNTLPASYDDLHLSMLSGLLGNVGFKLEGDGPQGEYLGARGIKFFAHPGAHLVKKPGKWIVAAELVETTRLFGRGIANIDPQWLEKVGAHLLKKQLLDPHWEKKSAEVVALERATLYGIVVYSGRRTNYGRVDMPGAREIFIREALVGEQWETKLPFLAANHKLIRQVEDLEHKARRQDVLVDDELIYAFYDQQLPADVCSGYSFENWYREAIKPNPALLQLTREELMRHEAAGITIQSFPKTIRLGGVDCAATYLHEPGDSKDGLTVTVPLFVLNQVNEERCEWLVPGMLKDKVQALIKTLHQRPRSRLVPLPDTATKMAETLNAPEVFGHGSLLDAVLKLVRLATSIDIVRADIKADMLSPHFFMNFRVVDEHGRQLGTGRNLGALKAELGAKARGAFQVLAGLKMAKDAAALPVFRENQPVVRVHSAKEAIKSVVKPAAPAGQRHTAWTFGELPELLEIQKSGQTLIGYPALIDGGDAVTVEVFDEPEVAATKHRAGLRRLFSLQIKDALKYLEKNIPDLQKMAVTFMTVGKNADGSGGGTIEELREQIIAVALDRAFLLDPLPINEFDFKRRVDEGRGRMTLIATEVARLASTILAEYATAARKIKDTKNAPDATGDAAQQLARLMPKRFLLQSPWGSLQHFSRYLKAITARLEKYRADPARDAARLAELRPLEQRYWRLVAERKGVMDDRAQEFRWLLEELRVSFFAQELRTPQPVSVKRLEKAWVQLG, via the coding sequence ATGGCCGCCATGCAGGCGCACCAGGTCATCATCGTGTGCGGGGAGACCGGCTCCGGTAAAACCACCCAGTTGCCCAAGATCGCGCTGGCCATGGGGCGCGGCAAGTGCAATGCCCCGCCCGGGCAGGGCAAACTCATTGGCCACACGCAGCCGCGTCGCATTGCGGCCAGTAGCGTGGCCAAGCGCATTGCCGAGGAGCTGAAAACCCCGCTGGGCGACGTGGTGGGTTTCAAGGTGCGGTTTCAGGACCGGTTGAGCCGCGACAGTTCGGTCAAGCTGATGACGGACGGTATTTTGCTGGCAGAGACGCAAACCGACCCGCTGCTCAAGGCCTACGACACCATCATCATTGACGAGGCCCATGAGCGCAGCCTGAACATTGACTTTCTGCTGGGCTACCTGCGCCAAATTCTGCCGCGCCGCCCGGACCTGAAGGTTGTGGTCACCTCGGCCACCATTGATGCCCAGCGTTTTGCCGACCACTTTGCCTCCCGCCAGGGGCCAGCGCCCATCATCATGGTGTCGGGGCGCATGTTTCCGGTGGAGCAGCGTTATCGCCCGTTTGAAGAATCGCGCGACTACGACCTTAATGCCGCCATTGCCGACGGCGTGGACGAACTTTGGCGCGACGTGCACAACAGCGGCGACATTCTGGTGTTTTTGCCGGGTGAGCGCGAGATTCGCGAAGCCGCCGACCATCTGCGCAAGCACCTGAGCCATCAGCCCCTGTTCCGCAACGCCGAGGTGCTGCCTTTGTTTGCCCGCCTGAGCCAGGCCGAGCAAGACCGAATTTTTGACGGCCACACAGGGCGACGCATTGTGCTGGCCACCAACGTGGCCGAGACCTCGCTCACCGTGCCAGGCATTCGATACGTCATTGACGTAGGCACAGCGCGCATGAAGCGCTACAGTTTCAGGAGCAAGGTGGAGCAGTTGCTGGTGGAGCCCATCAGTCAGTCGTCTGCCAACCAGCGTTCGGGACGCTGCGGCCGGGTGGCCAACGGCATTTGTATTCGCCTGTACGACCAGAAAGACTTTGACGGGCGCCCGCGCTTTACCGACCCCGAGATTCTTCGCAGTTCGCTGGCTGGCGTGATTTTGCGGATGAAGTCGCTCCACATGGGCTTGGTGGAAGACTTCCCCTTCATTGAGAAACCATCCGGCCGCGCCATTGCCGACGGCTACCAACTGCTGGCCGAACTCGGTGCCGTGGACGATGCCAATGAGCTGACCGCTATGGGGCACGAGTTGTCCAAACTGCCGCTGGACCCGCGCGTGGGCCGCATGATTCTGGAAGCCCGCAGCCGCGGCGCACTGGACGAGGTGCTGGTGATTGCCTCGGCACTCTCCGTGCAAGACGTGCGCGACCGGCCCATGGAGGCGCAGCAGCAGGCTGACCAGGCCCATGTCAAGTTTGACGACGAGAAAAGCGAGTTTTCCGGCTACCTGCGCTTGTGGAAATGGATTAACGACGGCAAGGGCGGCACGGGCCAGCACAAGCTGTCTAACCGCCAGTACGAGCAGTTGCTGCGTCAAAACTTTGTCAACATTCGCCGGGTGCGCGAGTGGCGCGATATTCATTCGCAGTTGCACACCGTGGTGGCCGAGCACAATTGGCGGCTCAACACGCTGCCCGCCAGTTATGACGACCTGCACCTGTCCATGTTGTCCGGCTTGCTGGGCAATGTTGGTTTCAAGCTGGAGGGCGATGGCCCGCAAGGCGAATACCTGGGCGCACGTGGCATCAAGTTTTTTGCCCATCCGGGTGCGCATTTGGTCAAGAAGCCAGGCAAATGGATTGTGGCCGCCGAGCTGGTGGAAACCACGCGCCTGTTTGGCCGGGGCATTGCCAACATTGATCCGCAGTGGCTGGAAAAAGTCGGCGCCCACCTGCTGAAGAAGCAGCTGCTGGACCCGCACTGGGAGAAAAAGTCGGCAGAGGTCGTGGCGCTGGAGCGGGCCACGCTGTACGGCATCGTGGTTTACAGCGGTCGGCGCACCAACTATGGCCGGGTCGACATGCCCGGTGCGCGCGAGATTTTCATCCGCGAAGCGCTGGTGGGCGAGCAGTGGGAAACCAAGCTGCCTTTCTTGGCCGCCAACCACAAGCTCATTCGCCAAGTAGAAGACTTGGAGCACAAGGCACGCCGCCAAGACGTGTTGGTGGACGACGAGCTGATTTACGCCTTTTACGACCAGCAACTGCCGGCCGACGTGTGCAGCGGCTACAGCTTTGAGAACTGGTACCGCGAGGCCATCAAGCCAAACCCGGCGCTGCTGCAGCTGACGCGCGAAGAGCTGATGCGCCACGAGGCCGCTGGCATCACCATCCAATCCTTCCCCAAAACCATTCGCCTGGGTGGGGTGGATTGCGCTGCTACCTACCTGCACGAGCCCGGTGACTCCAAAGACGGCCTGACCGTGACTGTGCCGCTGTTTGTGTTGAACCAGGTGAACGAAGAGCGCTGCGAATGGCTGGTGCCCGGCATGCTCAAAGACAAGGTGCAGGCGTTGATCAAGACTCTGCACCAACGGCCCCGTTCGCGCCTCGTGCCCCTGCCAGACACCGCCACCAAAATGGCCGAGACGCTGAACGCGCCCGAGGTGTTTGGCCACGGCTCGCTGCTGGACGCGGTGCTCAAGCTGGTGCGCCTGGCCACCTCGATCGACATTGTTCGCGCCGACATCAAGGCCGACATGCTCAGCCCGCACTTCTTCATGAACTTTAGGGTGGTCGATGAGCATGGCCGCCAACTGGGCACAGGTCGCAATCTGGGCGCGCTGAAGGCAGAGTTGGGTGCCAAGGCCCGCGGCGCCTTCCAGGTGCTGGCTGGGTTGAAGATGGCCAAAGATGCTGCGGCCTTGCCTGTTTTTAGGGAAAATCAGCCTGTAGTCCGCGTCCACAGTGCGAAAGAAGCTATTAAAAGCGTAGTGAAACCTGCTGCGCCGGCTGGCCAGCGTCACACCGCCTGGACCTTTGGTGAGCTGCCAGAGTTGCTGGAAATTCAAAAAAGCGGCCAAACCCTGATTGGTTACCCGGCCCTGATTGACGGTGGCGACGCCGTCACGGTGGAAGTGTTTGACGAACCCGAGGTGGCGGCCACCAAACACCGGGCTGGCTTGCGCCGCCTGTTTTCACTGCAAATCAAGGATGCGCTGAAGTACCTTGAGAAAAACATCCCCGACCTTCAAAAGATGGCAGTGACCTTCATGACCGTGGGCAAGAATGCCGATGGCTCAGGCGGCGGCACGATTGAAGAGTTGCGTGAGCAAATCATCGCAGTCGCCTTGGACCGCGCCTTTCTGCTGGACCCGTTGCCGATCAATGAGTTTGACTTCAAACGCCGGGTAGACGAGGGCAGGGGACGGATGACCCTGATTGCGACCGAAGTGGCCCGCCTAGCCTCCACGATTCTGGCGGAATACGCAACGGCGGCCCGCAAGATCAAAGACACCAAAAACGCACCCGATGCCACGGGCGACGCGGCCCAGCAACTGGCCCGCCTCATGCCCAAACGATTTTTGCTCCAGTCCCCGTGGGGGTCGCTGCAGCACTTTTCCCGCTACCTCAAAGCCATCACCGCGCGGCTGGAAAAATACCGCGCCGACCCGGCACGCGATGCAGCGCGCTTGGCTGAGCTGCGCCCGCTTGAGCAGCGCTACTGGCGTTTGGTGGCCGAGCGCAAAGGCGTCATGGACGACCGCGCCCAAGAGTTCCGCTGGTTGCTGGAAGAGTTGCGC
- a CDS encoding LysR family transcriptional regulator, with protein MNLRFVEAFYWVASLKSISRAAEKLFLTQSAMSSRIAKLEEELGVLLLDRSDKQFKLTAAGARFLMHANKLLELQRDAKAEMGSGESAAISLRIGAIESVLHSWLIPWLEQLRLEQPCLELELTVETTPILNDQIQRGTVDLAFAVLPSSADGVRNQALTPMDMAFVGHPERHAKKKYRLEDLADLELLTFQKGSQPNLTLLDLFRQHRLQPKKVHAISSISAMVQLVQGGFGVALLPVAAVERLSGFASLRILPCDVAVQSLPIHASYRADPTSNLLETVVQSALMFAEGAYHAPKKSMKGKP; from the coding sequence ATGAACCTTCGTTTTGTCGAGGCCTTTTACTGGGTTGCGTCGCTGAAAAGCATCTCGCGTGCGGCGGAAAAACTGTTTCTGACCCAGTCGGCCATGTCCAGCCGCATCGCCAAGCTGGAAGAAGAACTGGGCGTGCTGCTGCTGGACCGCAGCGACAAACAATTCAAACTCACTGCGGCAGGCGCCCGGTTTTTGATGCACGCCAACAAACTGCTGGAGCTGCAACGCGACGCGAAAGCGGAAATGGGCTCGGGCGAATCAGCCGCTATTTCCTTGCGCATCGGTGCCATTGAGTCGGTACTGCATTCTTGGCTGATTCCCTGGCTGGAGCAGCTTCGACTGGAGCAGCCCTGCCTGGAGCTCGAGTTAACGGTGGAAACCACGCCGATTCTCAACGACCAGATTCAGCGCGGCACAGTGGACCTGGCCTTTGCGGTACTGCCCTCCTCGGCCGATGGGGTGCGCAATCAGGCCCTCACGCCCATGGATATGGCGTTTGTGGGCCACCCCGAGCGCCACGCGAAGAAAAAATACCGGCTTGAGGACCTCGCCGACCTGGAGTTGTTGACCTTTCAAAAAGGTTCGCAGCCCAACCTCACCTTGCTGGACCTGTTTCGCCAGCATCGCCTCCAACCCAAAAAGGTGCATGCCATCTCTTCAATCTCGGCCATGGTTCAGTTGGTGCAGGGGGGCTTTGGTGTGGCCTTATTGCCGGTAGCCGCCGTGGAGCGTTTGTCAGGCTTTGCCAGTCTGAGAATCCTGCCGTGTGACGTGGCAGTGCAGTCTCTACCCATCCACGCCAGCTACCGGGCGGACCCGACCAGTAACTTGCTGGAAACGGTGGTTCAGTCGGCCCTGATGTTCGCTGAAGGTGCATACCATGCACCAAAAAAATCAATGAAGGGTAAACCCTAA
- a CDS encoding putative hydro-lyase, with translation MRNARHVRKLIRQGAWQSHTSGLASDHVQGNLVILPEAQAGDFLRFCQRNPKPCPVLAVSEPGQPQLPTLGHDIDIRTDVPLYRVWRHGEMVSEIGDISALWRDDLVSFVLGCSFSFEFALLEAGLRLRHIDQGKNVAMYRTNLQTQAAGVFHGPMVVSMRPMLAKDAIRAVQVTSRFPNVHGAPVHIGDPSLIGIADLQKPDYGDAVDIEAGELPVFWACGVTPQAALVQARPEFCITHAPGAMLITDLLNQQLASF, from the coding sequence ATGCGCAACGCCCGCCATGTGCGAAAGCTCATTCGCCAGGGCGCCTGGCAGTCCCACACCAGCGGGCTGGCCAGCGATCACGTTCAGGGCAACCTGGTGATTCTTCCGGAGGCGCAGGCGGGTGACTTCTTGCGTTTTTGCCAGCGCAACCCCAAGCCCTGCCCGGTGCTGGCCGTTTCCGAGCCGGGCCAACCGCAGTTGCCCACACTGGGCCACGACATTGATATTCGCACCGATGTGCCGTTGTACCGCGTCTGGCGGCATGGCGAGATGGTGAGTGAAATCGGCGACATCAGCGCTCTGTGGCGCGATGACTTGGTGAGCTTTGTGCTGGGTTGCTCGTTCTCGTTCGAATTCGCGCTCCTGGAAGCTGGCCTGCGCCTGCGCCATATTGACCAGGGCAAAAACGTCGCAATGTATCGCACCAACCTTCAAACCCAGGCGGCGGGCGTGTTCCACGGCCCCATGGTGGTGTCGATGCGTCCAATGCTGGCCAAAGATGCCATTCGGGCGGTGCAGGTCACTTCCCGCTTCCCCAATGTGCACGGGGCACCGGTGCACATTGGTGACCCGTCCCTGATCGGTATTGCCGATCTCCAAAAACCAGATTACGGCGACGCCGTGGACATTGAGGCTGGAGAACTGCCCGTGTTCTGGGCCTGCGGCGTGACGCCACAGGCCGCACTGGTTCAGGCCCGTCCTGAGTTCTGCATCACCCATGCCCCTGGGGCGATGCTGATCACCGATCTTTTGAATCAACAACTCGCCTCGTTTTGA
- the argA gene encoding amino-acid N-acetyltransferase codes for MSSVFNFTFVPWFRSVAPYIHKFRNQTFVVGIAGEAIEAGKLPHLAQDLALIQSMGVKVVLVHGFRPQVNEQLAAKGHTPRYSHGMRITDGVALDCAQEAAGQLRYEIEAAFSQGLPNTPMAGATIRVISGNFLTARPVGIVDGIDFQHSGVVRKVDTAGITRTLDVGAMVLLSPFGFSPTGEAFNLAMEEVATSVATALQADKLIFVTEVPGIRVEPGQPESDENPIDTEMSLGVAERLLSELPAANQPTDTAFYLQHCVKACKGGVERSHIIPFAIDGSILLEVYVHDGIGTMVVDEKLESLREATVDDVGGILQLIEPLEKDGTLVKRSRTEIERDIGLYTVIEHDGVIFACAALYAYPEAKTAEMAALTVSTQVQGQGDGERVLKRIEQRARADKLDSIFVLTTRTTHWFRKRGFVQVDPDWLPEARKRKYNWDRKSQVLVKKLS; via the coding sequence ATGTCCTCTGTTTTCAACTTCACCTTTGTGCCTTGGTTCCGCTCCGTGGCGCCTTACATCCACAAATTTCGCAACCAGACCTTTGTGGTGGGCATTGCAGGTGAGGCCATTGAGGCGGGCAAACTGCCCCATTTGGCGCAAGACTTGGCGCTGATTCAGAGCATGGGCGTCAAGGTGGTGTTGGTGCACGGTTTTCGCCCGCAGGTGAATGAGCAACTGGCGGCCAAAGGCCACACGCCGCGCTACTCACACGGCATGCGCATCACCGACGGCGTGGCGCTGGACTGCGCCCAGGAAGCCGCCGGCCAGTTGCGCTACGAGATTGAAGCCGCCTTTAGTCAGGGCCTACCCAACACGCCCATGGCGGGCGCGACGATTCGGGTCATTTCTGGCAATTTTTTGACCGCGCGGCCGGTAGGCATCGTGGACGGCATCGACTTCCAGCACTCTGGCGTGGTTCGCAAAGTAGATACTGCAGGCATCACCCGCACGTTGGACGTGGGCGCCATGGTGCTGCTGTCGCCGTTTGGCTTCTCGCCCACTGGCGAGGCGTTCAATTTGGCCATGGAAGAAGTGGCCACCTCTGTGGCCACCGCGCTGCAGGCTGACAAATTGATTTTTGTGACCGAGGTGCCTGGCATTCGGGTCGAGCCCGGCCAGCCTGAAAGTGACGAGAACCCCATTGACACCGAAATGTCTCTGGGGGTCGCTGAGCGTTTGCTGTCCGAGTTGCCGGCTGCCAACCAGCCCACCGACACGGCGTTTTACTTGCAGCACTGCGTGAAGGCTTGCAAAGGCGGCGTGGAGCGCAGCCACATCATTCCGTTCGCTATTGATGGCTCCATCTTGCTGGAGGTGTATGTGCACGATGGCATTGGCACCATGGTGGTCGACGAGAAGCTAGAGAGCCTGCGCGAAGCCACGGTGGACGATGTGGGCGGCATCCTGCAACTGATTGAGCCGTTGGAGAAGGACGGCACGCTGGTCAAACGCAGCCGCACCGAGATTGAGCGCGACATTGGGCTTTATACGGTGATCGAGCACGACGGCGTGATCTTTGCCTGCGCTGCCCTGTACGCCTACCCAGAGGCCAAAACTGCCGAAATGGCAGCGCTGACGGTGTCAACCCAGGTGCAAGGCCAAGGCGACGGTGAGCGTGTGTTGAAGCGCATTGAGCAACGCGCCCGCGCCGACAAGCTAGACAGCATTTTTGTGCTGACCACCCGCACCACGCACTGGTTCCGAAAGCGCGGCTTTGTACAGGTCGACCCCGACTGGCTGCCAGAAGCTCGCAAGCGCAAGTACAACTGGGACCGCAAGAGCCAGGTTCTGGTCAAAAAGCTGAGCTGA